The nucleotide window TCGTGGGACGACTACGCCTCTTTCTCTCGGAAGAGTGCTACGCTCGACAAGCCCTCTACCGAGCTGCAAAAAGCTAATCTCGCCACgtgcgacgacgagctgcacgGCAAGGATGGTCCTGTGCAGACATCTTACAGCAAATGGTATACCGAGGCACAGAAACCGTGGTTCGATGCACTCAAGAGCCTCGGCGTTCTCAACGTCTCGGACGGACTTGGTGGTAGCAACAGCGGATTCTGGGTCTCGCCTGCGACGGTCGACTCCAAGAAGAGCGTGCGCTCCTATTCGGCCAACGCCTACTATGCTCCCAACGCCAGCCGCAGCAATCTCAAAGTGATTACCGGTGCACACGCTTCCAAGATTGTCTTTGCCGACCAAAAGTCAGCCAGCGGTGACCTTGTGGCTTCGGCAGTCGAGTTTGTCGTCGACGGTGAGACCTATACGGTCAAGGCTCGTAAGGAGGTGGTTGTTAGCGGAGGCACTGTGAACAGCCCTCACCTGCTCGAGCTATCGGGTATCGGCAAGGCAGAAGTGCTCAAGGCTGCcggcgttgagcagcgcatcgagctcgacgtaGGTGAAAACGTGCAGGACCACATCTACTGCACCAGCTCGTTCAAGCTCAAGCCTGGCTACATCACATGGGACAAGATGCGACAAGACGACTttgccaaagctgccaTGGAGCAATACCACGCTGAGGGTGAGGATCGCGGAATCATTGCCTCTGCCTTTTCCGGTTTCGCGTTTGTGCCTCTCAAGCAGTACCTTTCGGCTGAAGAGATtgccaagatcaagagcgACGTTGCGCAGGTTGACTGGTCCAAGTACTCGAAAGGTGTCCAAGAGACGGTCAAGATGCAGCTCGCAcgcctcgacgacgagcagtgTCCCTTTACCGAGTTCATCTTTGCACCCGGATTTTTCGCAACCGCTTCTCCTCCTGCCGACGGACAGGAATATTACAGCATTCTCTCGTGTCTTCAGCAGCCCTTCTCGCGCGGCAGCATCCACATTGCCAGCGCTGACGCCAAGCAACCACCCAAGATCAACGCCAACTATTTCAGCGTAGATGCCGATCTCGAAATCCTCGCCAAGGCGGTCAAATATTGCGAGACCATCACGTCCGCTTCGCCACTCAAGCAGATCACCGTAGCCAGGCAGGATCCCAACCCCGAGCAGTATAGCTCGGACGCCGACTTTAGAGAGTTTACCAAGGATCAATCGGTGACAGAGTACCATCCAATCGGAAGCTGCTCCATGATGCCTCGCGACAAGGGCGGCGTGGTGGATGCTAGGTTGAAGGTCTACGGCACGAGCAATGTACGTGTCGCTGATGCTTCGATCATCCCAATCCACGTCTCGTCGCACATTGTGGCTACGGTCTACGCCATTGGCGAGAAGGCGGCGCACATGATCCGTCAAGATGCAGCCAAGACGCAGAAGAGTTGAGACCGAGTATCGCGACGTACTGTAGTGCTTCGTATCAATCTAAAAGTCACCTTGCCTGATTGTACGACGCCGCAATGCGCTCTGTGTTCAAGGCTCAAGGCATCTAACGCGGGATGCTGCGTAGAGTGATGGTGTTTGCAACGACGCGATTCAAGATGGGCAGCGTCCAGGTTTGTGAGGATTtcgtattcgtgattgagaaatcacgaatcgtgaatcacgaatgctttACGTTTGTAGCTGAGAGTTTGAGGCGAGAAGCAATCTGAGAATTTGATAGCTACCACTCTCAGACAGGACTTGAAGCGAGGTCTGAAGATGGATTCATCGACGTGGTATGGtgtgtcgagcttgcgcgTTCGAGTGACTGCGAGGCGCGAGGGATCTAAAGCTGGCTGTGTTTGGCCGTTCACCAAAGTGACACGGTGGTCTCGAAAAgcaagagtcgtgagtggtgagaGCCTTCTCAGTTGGCGACTGCTGAGTTGGCCTTCTATCTCCGTTGAACGGTTGGTCCACGGCGAATGAGTTGGGTCACACCGCGGATCGGCAATTCTTCGCTTGCCGATCTTCTGCAATAGCAAACCAACGTCGTGCAAATCGGCCCAACGACAAGTGGAGGTTTTTGCTTGTTTTCAGCATGTGATGCCAtcattcacagattcgaTTGGCTTGTTCGGAACACTGCGCTGAGACGCCGAATTGTACAGGAGAGTGTCATAACGCCGCACGATCATTCGCCGTCCAGGTCCGTGCATGCACATTTCGCAGATGCTCGTGTCTTCTTTGATCGGGAACTTGTGTTGCAAGATCATACCCGCCTTCAGCTATATATACAAGCTTCGTAGGACAGATCGAGACACTGAATCATTGTTCCTATACACCATTCACTCCTGCATTGTAAGTTTCGTCTTCCAGTCGATCTCACTTGATCAGCTTGAGCATGTGACGCCCGGCGGTGCTCGCTGAAATACCGTCACACCTTCTGCTGCACCTCGATGGGCAAACAGTCCGCGATTGGTCAACAAGGACAGCTGTGTTGCACCGGCTGCGCGGAGAAGAGCTACAAGCAATATGTGGAGCAGCGTATCCACTTTGTTCTGAACTAAATTGCTGAACGAACGACCCCTCTGCAACCACTTCTGCCAACTCGTCTTGTTGATCAACAACCCCGACAAACTCTGCGTGTTTCGATGCTCTCAATTCATCGCTCACACGCAGCTTCACAACTCCCAGAAAATCTGCAATCATGGCTACGCACA belongs to Mycosarcoma maydis chromosome 3, whole genome shotgun sequence and includes:
- a CDS encoding uncharacterized protein (related to Glucose dehydrogenase [acceptor] precursor), whose product is MTTPFTETGVKANDFTEFDYVIVGGGTAGLAVAARLSEDASVSVGVIEAGLWRPEDPKINYPAFIGQTLMNPDYDWCLETEPQQHSNGRKYIWPRGKVLGGSSALNFLVWQRGYKAEYDDIGKLGNEGWSWDDYASFSRKSATLDKPSTELQKANLATCDDELHGKDGPVQTSYSKWYTEAQKPWFDALKSLGVLNVSDGLGGSNSGFWVSPATVDSKKSVRSYSANAYYAPNASRSNLKVITGAHASKIVFADQKSASGDLVASAVEFVVDGETYTVKARKEVVVSGGTVNSPHLLELSGIGKAEVLKAAGVEQRIELDVGENVQDHIYCTSSFKLKPGYITWDKMRQDDFAKAAMEQYHAEGEDRGIIASAFSGFAFVPLKQYLSAEEIAKIKSDVAQVDWSKYSKGVQETVKMQLARLDDEQCPFTEFIFAPGFFATASPPADGQEYYSILSCLQQPFSRGSIHIASADAKQPPKINANYFSVDADLEILAKAVKYCETITSASPLKQITVARQDPNPEQYSSDADFREFTKDQSVTEYHPIGSCSMMPRDKGGVVDARLKVYGTSNVRVADASIIPIHVSSHIVATVYAIGEKAAHMIRQDAAKTQKS